A region from the Triticum aestivum cultivar Chinese Spring chromosome 3D, IWGSC CS RefSeq v2.1, whole genome shotgun sequence genome encodes:
- the LOC123075764 gene encoding flavonoid O-methyltransferase-like protein Os11g0303600: protein MVENHPAVTMPTTSDKELLQAHAELWNLTFSYLKSMALECAINLGIPTAIHRCGGTASLPDLLATLPILERKKSYLPRLMRFLVASGIFTVDVPATGECANVGATSTYRLTPLSCLLVDGDDTDAHQRTSLSSFVLSQTNKYHVTAAMHFSEWFTSDEGSASAEMPYMMANGTNPWAIMARDPKLNQVFNAGMAADTQFAMNFIVSNCGEVFEGVTSIVDVAGGTGTAARAIAKAFPHIKCSVLDLPNVINSISSDGTVEYIVGDMMSSIPRTDAVFLKYVLHDWKDEDCVKILTQCKKAIPKPGGKVIIVDMVVGSPSKSMFEAQVLFDLLMMVMTSGKEREEHEWGKIFKDAGFSHYKTRPVMGCMAVTELYP, encoded by the exons ATGGTTGAAAACCACCCGGCCGTCACAATGCCAACCACTTCCGACAAGGAACTTCTGCAAGCGCACGCCGAGCTTTGGAACCTCACTTTTAGCTACCTGAAATCCATGGCGCTAGAGTGTGCCATCAATCTAGGGATTCCCACCGCCATCCACCGATGTGGCGGCACCGCCTCATTGCCAGACCTACTTGCCACCCTTCCCATACTTGAGAGGAAGAAGTCCTACCTGCCTCGCCTCATGAGGTTCCTCGTCGCCTCGGGTATCTTTACGGTTGATGTCCCCGCAACAGGGGAGTGCGCTAACGTGGGTGCAACTAGTACCTACCGGCTCACACCTTTATCTTGCCTCCTCGTGGATGGAGACGACACCGACGCCCACCAGCGCACAAGCCTCTCGTCGTTTGTGCTCTCGCAGACCAACAAGTACCATGTAACGGCGGCCATGCACTTCTCTGAGTGGTTCACGAGCGACGAAGGATCAGCCTCGGCCGAGATGCCATACATGATGGCAAATGGCACAAATCCATGGGCAATCATGGCTCGTGATCCAAAGCTAAATCAGGTCTTCAACGCTGGCATGGCGGCTGATACCCAATTTGCAATGAACTTCATCGTCAGCAATTGTGGCGAGGTGTTTGAGGGGGTTACCTCGATAGTTGACGTTGCCGGTGGGACGGGTACGGCGGCGAGGGCAATTGCCAAGGCCTTCCCACACATTAAGTGCTCGGTTCTAGACCTCCCTAACGTTATCAATTCCATCTCGTCCGACGGAACAGTCGAGTACATTGTAGGTGACATGATGAGTTCCATCCCAAGGACTGATGCGGTGTTCCTCAAG TACGTGTTGCATGACTGGAAAGATGAGGATTGTGTGAAAATCCTAACGCAGTGCAAGAAGGCGATCCCCAAACCAGGGGGGAAAGTGATAATCGTGGATATGGTCGTCGGGTCTCCTTCTAAATCCATGTTCGAAGCCCAAGTGTTGTTCGATCTGTTGATGATGGTGATGACATCGGGCAAGGAGCGTGAAGAGCATGAGTGGGGCAAGATATTCAAGGATGCAGGGTTCAGCCACTACAAGACAAGGCCTGTTATGGGGTGTATGGCCGTCACCGAGCTGTATCCTTAG